The following proteins are encoded in a genomic region of Paenibacillus sp. FSL R7-0273:
- a CDS encoding GyrI-like domain-containing protein: MEKLDFKKADKELYQPKTVPGVVNVPEMTFIQVDGQGDPNEPEGEYQRALETLYSLSYAIKMAPKSSSAPEGYFEYVVPPLEGLWWQEGIHGVDYTRKDRFCWTAMIRQPEFVNEQVYAAAVETVTRKKPQIDISAARLVTFAEGLCVQCMHIGSYDDEPATVDKMNKYIAEQGLLCDLSDIRKHHEIYLSDPRKSDIAKLKTIVRHPVRKAD, encoded by the coding sequence ATGGAAAAGCTTGATTTTAAAAAAGCAGACAAAGAATTATACCAGCCCAAGACTGTGCCTGGGGTTGTTAATGTGCCTGAAATGACCTTCATCCAGGTGGATGGGCAAGGGGACCCGAATGAGCCGGAGGGCGAATACCAGAGAGCTTTGGAGACACTGTACTCGCTGTCTTATGCGATCAAAATGGCTCCCAAAAGTAGTTCCGCACCAGAGGGCTACTTCGAGTACGTCGTGCCTCCGCTGGAGGGTCTGTGGTGGCAGGAGGGCATTCACGGGGTGGATTACACCAGAAAGGACAGGTTCTGCTGGACCGCGATGATCCGCCAGCCGGAGTTTGTGAATGAGCAGGTGTACGCTGCTGCTGTGGAGACAGTTACCCGTAAGAAACCGCAGATCGATATTTCAGCGGCGAGGCTTGTTACCTTTGCAGAGGGACTGTGCGTCCAGTGTATGCATATCGGCAGTTATGATGACGAACCGGCGACTGTTGATAAAATGAACAAGTATATAGCAGAGCAGGGCCTGCTGTGTGATTTGTCAGACATCCGGAAGCATCATGAGATTTATCTGTCCGATCCGCGCAAATCGGATATAGCAAAGCTGAAGACGATTGTGCGGCATCCTGTGCGAAAGGCTGATTAA
- a CDS encoding GNAT family N-acetyltransferase, giving the protein MNMELKTIAEWDNELWRSVEPVYREAFPSGAKPEKILHSMLDLGIGYLHAGIINGHTAGMAVTGVIDGKEGPRLIIDYLAVSRELRGQGAGTLLLNSVVEWAQKEHGVQGVIIEAESGTSEEHTERIHFWEKNGFILTPYVHQYIWVPEPYQAMLKPLAAGVAVTDSGESLFKYINAFHKKAYRPPAK; this is encoded by the coding sequence ATGAACATGGAGCTAAAAACAATTGCTGAGTGGGACAATGAGCTGTGGAGGTCCGTGGAGCCGGTATACCGCGAAGCTTTTCCCAGCGGAGCCAAGCCGGAAAAAATCCTGCACAGTATGCTGGACCTTGGAATCGGTTATCTGCATGCCGGAATCATAAATGGACACACAGCCGGGATGGCTGTTACAGGTGTTATCGACGGAAAAGAGGGCCCACGGCTCATCATTGATTACCTTGCGGTCAGCCGTGAGCTGCGCGGGCAGGGAGCAGGAACGCTGCTGCTGAACTCGGTCGTAGAGTGGGCACAGAAGGAGCATGGCGTGCAGGGCGTCATTATCGAGGCGGAATCCGGTACGTCGGAGGAGCATACGGAACGGATTCATTTCTGGGAAAAGAACGGCTTCATCCTTACCCCTTACGTTCATCAGTACATCTGGGTGCCGGAGCCGTACCAGGCCATGCTGAAGCCGCTCGCGGCTGGAGTTGCAGTAACGGATAGCGGGGAGTCCCTGTTCAAGTACATCAATGCTTTTCATAAAAAGGCGTACCGACCGCCGGCAAAATAA
- a CDS encoding LL-diaminopimelate aminotransferase: MSIEQYQNTFIQTNFADRIGGANYGKDTNIYKFEKIKRAKASAKQDFPDIELIDMGVGEPDEMANEGIVAKLAIEAAKEENRGYSDNGIPEFKAAAAAYLKEVFQVEGIDPVNEVVHSIGSKPALAMLPSAFINPGDITIMTIPGYPVLGTHTKYLGGQVYTVELKKENNFLPDLNSIPEDIARKAKLLYLNYPNNPTGASATPEFFADVVAWAKKYDVVVIHDAPYAALTYDGVKPLSFLSVPGAKDVGVELHSLSKSYNMTGWRIGFVAGNPLIVKAFSDVKDNNDSGQFIAIQKAAAYGLEHPEITEAIAAKYSRRHNMLVDALNSLGFKAEKPKGSFFLYVAAPKGVKGGRRFESGEDFSQFLIREKLISTVPWDDAGPFVRFSVTFVAKGEEEEKRVISEIQRRLSDVEFEF; encoded by the coding sequence ATGAGCATTGAACAATACCAGAACACTTTTATTCAGACTAATTTTGCTGACCGCATCGGCGGCGCTAACTACGGCAAGGATACCAACATCTATAAATTTGAAAAAATCAAACGCGCCAAAGCGTCTGCGAAGCAGGATTTTCCTGATATCGAGCTGATCGACATGGGCGTAGGCGAGCCGGACGAAATGGCTAATGAAGGCATTGTCGCCAAGCTGGCTATTGAAGCTGCCAAGGAAGAGAACCGCGGTTATTCCGATAACGGAATTCCTGAATTCAAAGCTGCAGCAGCAGCTTATCTGAAGGAAGTATTCCAGGTTGAAGGCATTGACCCTGTGAACGAGGTTGTTCACTCAATCGGTTCGAAGCCTGCTCTGGCGATGCTGCCGTCCGCCTTCATCAATCCGGGCGACATTACGATTATGACGATTCCGGGTTACCCTGTACTGGGTACTCACACTAAATATTTGGGCGGACAAGTCTATACTGTGGAGCTTAAGAAGGAAAATAATTTCCTGCCGGACCTGAACTCCATTCCTGAGGATATCGCCCGCAAGGCGAAGCTGCTCTACCTGAACTACCCGAACAACCCAACCGGCGCAAGTGCAACTCCCGAGTTTTTCGCAGACGTTGTTGCCTGGGCTAAAAAATATGATGTCGTAGTCATTCACGATGCTCCATATGCTGCATTGACTTATGACGGCGTGAAGCCGCTGAGCTTCCTGTCTGTACCTGGTGCCAAGGATGTCGGCGTAGAGCTGCACTCCCTGTCCAAGTCCTATAACATGACCGGCTGGAGAATCGGCTTTGTTGCCGGTAACCCGCTGATCGTAAAAGCATTCAGTGACGTTAAGGACAACAACGACTCCGGCCAGTTCATCGCGATCCAGAAGGCTGCCGCTTACGGTCTGGAGCATCCTGAAATTACCGAAGCGATTGCTGCCAAGTACTCCCGCCGCCACAACATGCTGGTGGATGCGCTGAACAGCCTGGGCTTCAAAGCCGAGAAACCGAAGGGCTCGTTCTTCCTGTACGTAGCTGCACCTAAGGGTGTCAAAGGCGGACGCCGTTTTGAATCCGGTGAGGACTTCTCCCAGTTCCTGATCCGCGAAAAGCTGATCTCCACTGTGCCTTGGGATGATGCCGGCCCGTTCGTCCGTTTCTCCGTAACCTTTGTAGCCAAAGGCGAGGAAGAAGAAAAACGTGTAATCTCCGAAATTCAAAGACGTCTCTCCGACGTTGAATTCGAATTTTAA
- a CDS encoding RluA family pseudouridine synthase, with product MNDLNKDFGELAAEGASEEDKDVTQWTVAAENAKERIDKYITEAWEEEISRSQVQLWITNGHVSVNGAPVKANYKLSAGDIVAISVPEPEVTDLVPEDIPLDVVYEDSDVIVINKPRGMVVHPAAGHPSGTLVNALMYHCKDLSGINGEIRPGIVHRIDKDTSGLIMSAKNDASHASLAAQLKEHSVTRRYIAVVHGNVSHDKGTVDAPIGRDPHDRKLYTVTEKNSKKSVTHFTVLERLGDCTLLELQLETGRTHQIRVHMKFIGHPLVGDPVYGRSKGITMNGQALHAAKLGFVHPSTGEYMEYSRPIPADMEDLLLQLRSR from the coding sequence ATGAATGATTTGAACAAGGACTTTGGCGAATTGGCGGCTGAGGGAGCCTCTGAAGAGGACAAGGACGTCACACAGTGGACGGTTGCAGCAGAAAACGCCAAGGAACGGATTGATAAATACATCACCGAAGCCTGGGAAGAGGAGATTTCCCGCTCGCAGGTGCAGCTATGGATTACTAATGGGCATGTTTCGGTAAACGGCGCTCCTGTAAAAGCGAATTATAAGCTGTCGGCAGGTGATATCGTAGCTATATCTGTACCGGAGCCCGAAGTAACAGATCTTGTACCGGAGGATATCCCGCTTGATGTTGTCTATGAAGACAGCGATGTTATCGTGATCAACAAGCCGCGCGGCATGGTTGTGCATCCGGCAGCCGGCCATCCGTCAGGAACACTGGTCAATGCGCTTATGTATCACTGCAAGGATCTGTCCGGCATCAACGGCGAGATCCGTCCGGGAATTGTGCACCGCATCGACAAGGATACCTCCGGACTGATTATGTCGGCCAAAAATGACGCCAGCCACGCCTCGCTTGCAGCCCAGCTGAAGGAGCACAGTGTAACCCGGCGTTATATCGCTGTTGTGCACGGAAACGTGTCGCATGACAAGGGGACTGTGGATGCGCCAATCGGCCGCGATCCGCATGACCGCAAGCTGTATACTGTAACCGAGAAGAACAGCAAGAAATCGGTGACCCATTTTACCGTGCTGGAGCGCCTGGGGGATTGTACCCTGCTGGAGCTGCAGCTGGAGACAGGCCGTACGCACCAGATTCGTGTGCATATGAAGTTTATCGGCCATCCGCTGGTCGGAGATCCGGTATACGGGCGCAGCAAGGGCATCACAATGAACGGACAGGCATTACATGCCGCTAAGCTTGGCTTCGTGCATCCATCTACCGGGGAATATATGGAGTACAGCCGGCCGATCCCGGCAGATATGGAAGATTTGCTGCTGCAGCTGCGGAGCAGATAA
- the lspA gene encoding signal peptidase II codes for MVYFLIALIVFLIDQGTKYVIATRLELGEQIPVINDFFIITSHRNRGAAFGILQGQQWFFILVTTVVVIGIIWYLNKARKTRKLLPTALALVLGGAIGNFLDRLLNGEVVDFLMFNFGSYTFPIFNVADSCIVIGVALIILDTLRDVKGGEEITEVKESKEVKEGNE; via the coding sequence GTGGTGTACTTTCTGATTGCGCTAATTGTATTTTTGATTGACCAGGGTACCAAATATGTGATTGCTACCCGGCTGGAGCTCGGAGAGCAGATTCCGGTTATCAACGATTTCTTCATTATTACCTCACACCGCAATCGTGGAGCCGCTTTCGGCATTCTTCAGGGACAGCAGTGGTTCTTTATTTTGGTAACGACTGTCGTGGTGATCGGTATCATCTGGTACCTGAACAAAGCACGGAAGACCCGCAAGCTGCTGCCTACGGCGCTGGCGCTGGTACTGGGCGGAGCTATCGGCAACTTTTTGGACCGTCTGCTGAACGGCGAGGTTGTAGATTTCCTGATGTTCAATTTCGGCAGCTATACCTTCCCGATCTTTAATGTGGCTGACTCCTGCATTGTAATCGGGGTAGCGCTGATTATTCTGGATACGCTGCGTGATGTGAAGGGCGGAGAGGAAATCACTGAGGTTAAAGAGTCAAAGGAAGTAAAAGAAGGGAATGAATGA
- a CDS encoding TraR/DksA C4-type zinc finger protein, with product MSHLTSQQLAQLHTALLQQQEDIRHRLQNNEHYGLQESLRDNTGELSTIDNHPGDAATELYHRSMDISLVERDEHELEEIDDALSAMEEGSYGSCAVCGGDIPFERLSVVPSTRYCKEHNPRQFSPFTRPAEEEFLSPPFGRTSLDEREEQNGFDGEDAWQIVESWGSSNSPAMAEDNEIRSYNDMEIEADETEGFVEPWENFVATDIAGNHLTIIKGNSYRHYMDTEEGDYSLDPNGKRSRE from the coding sequence ATGAGTCACCTGACATCACAGCAGCTTGCACAGCTGCATACAGCGCTGCTTCAGCAGCAGGAGGACATCCGCCACCGTCTGCAGAACAATGAGCACTACGGACTGCAGGAATCACTGCGCGACAACACCGGCGAGCTGTCCACCATCGACAACCACCCCGGTGATGCGGCAACTGAGCTGTACCACCGCTCGATGGATATCTCGCTCGTTGAGCGGGATGAGCATGAGCTGGAGGAAATTGATGATGCCCTGAGCGCAATGGAGGAAGGCAGTTATGGCAGCTGCGCCGTCTGCGGCGGGGATATTCCGTTTGAACGGTTGTCCGTCGTTCCCTCAACCCGGTACTGCAAGGAGCATAATCCGCGCCAGTTCTCGCCTTTTACACGGCCGGCAGAGGAAGAATTCCTGTCTCCGCCATTCGGGCGGACAAGCCTCGACGAACGTGAAGAGCAGAACGGGTTCGACGGGGAGGACGCCTGGCAGATCGTTGAAAGCTGGGGCAGCTCGAATTCACCGGCCATGGCTGAAGACAATGAAATCCGCTCCTATAATGACATGGAGATTGAGGCGGACGAAACCGAGGGCTTCGTGGAGCCGTGGGAGAATTTTGTCGCGACCGATATTGCCGGCAATCATCTTACCATCATCAAAGGCAACAGCTACCGTCATTACATGGATACCGAGGAAGGCGATTATTCTTTGGACCCGAATGGGAAAAGATCAAGGGAGTAG
- a CDS encoding DUF5665 domain-containing protein yields MEEAGAGQEQALSQEEKLNAVYRLTTGLAQQMEKARIAEYTELLHSPFRLIWLNILSGTARGLGIALGFTFFAATIIYVLQVLGALNLPIIGDYIADIVRIVQHQLELKTF; encoded by the coding sequence CTGGAAGAGGCTGGAGCAGGGCAGGAACAGGCGCTCAGCCAGGAGGAGAAGCTGAATGCCGTCTACCGGCTGACAACCGGACTGGCCCAGCAGATGGAGAAGGCGCGGATTGCCGAGTATACAGAGCTTCTGCATAGCCCCTTCCGCCTGATCTGGCTGAATATATTGTCAGGGACGGCACGCGGGCTTGGGATCGCGCTCGGCTTTACCTTTTTTGCGGCAACGATCATTTATGTTCTGCAGGTGCTTGGAGCGCTTAATCTTCCGATTATCGGGGATTATATCGCTGACATTGTGCGGATCGTGCAGCATCAGCTGGAGCTGAAGACGTTTTAG
- the ileS gene encoding isoleucine--tRNA ligase — protein sequence MQKVDVKEKARARDVRILKKWSDEDTFRKSMENRAGRPNYVFYEGPPTANGVPHIGHVLGRVIKDFIGRYQTMKGFRVVRKAGWDTHGLPVELGVQKKLGISGKQEIEEYGIEKFIKECKDSVFGYEKQWREFTEAIGYWTDLDNPYVTLDNTYIESVWNILATVHDKGLMYRGHRVSPYCPSCQTTLSSHEVAQGYKTIKDLSATAKFKLEGSGDYVLAWTTTPWTLPAHMALAMNPEMEYVRAEQEDGVYILAKNLVDEVLKGEYTILSTHTGADFIGQSYAPPFSYIKAEKHNVIVGASFVTDSSGTGIVHMAPAHGEDDYKSCRENGISFVNVVDTSGKYTAVVSDFAGRFVKDVDLDIIKVLSEKGLLYNKEKYEHSYPFCWRCDTPLLYYATDSWFIQTTAIKDQLIANNNTVDWYPDHVREGRFGKFLEELVDWNISRNRYWGTPLNVWVCQDTGKEFAPHSIAELRSMAIGEVPEDIELHKPYVDNIQLRSPFSEGGVMVRTPEVIDVWFDSGSMPFAQSHYPFENNETFEDQYPADMICEGIDQTRGWFYSLLAVSTLFKGKAPYKAVIAHGHIFDENGQKMSKSKGNVIDPWEIMNEYGTDAFRWAILSDSAPWNNKRFSRGLVGETKSKVVDTLVNTHAFLTLYAGIDGYDPAEHPFKVSEHKLDRWILSRLNSLILLVDKGLAVNDFVNTSKAVENFVDELSNWYIRRSRDRFWGSGLGEEKLDAYRTLTHVLLKTATLMAPFTPMLSEDIFTNLGGGESVHLADYPKADESLIDLELERDMESARGIVELARNVRNETGIKNRQPLSELIVSLDRDFDIADYEEIIKDEINVKHIVLENSDSGFVDFTLKLNLKVAGKKYGKNVGFIQGFLKGMDSDATRKAVTDGVVNVVSPEGEELQITAEELLVEKQAKSGFAAASGYGLTVALNTEITPELEQEGWVREIIRAVQDYRKRLDLAIEKRIGLTLQLDDELKAAVTAFEHVLRDNVLVAELAFDGDHSFEAVDISGKSIGIFIEG from the coding sequence ATGCAAAAAGTAGACGTCAAAGAAAAGGCGCGGGCGAGAGATGTCCGCATCCTGAAGAAATGGAGCGACGAAGATACGTTCCGCAAATCGATGGAGAACCGGGCGGGCCGCCCGAACTATGTGTTCTATGAAGGACCGCCGACAGCGAACGGGGTGCCGCATATCGGGCACGTGCTGGGCCGCGTAATCAAGGACTTTATCGGCCGCTACCAGACGATGAAGGGCTTCCGCGTCGTGCGCAAAGCGGGCTGGGATACCCACGGCCTGCCGGTTGAGCTTGGCGTACAGAAGAAGCTTGGCATCTCCGGTAAGCAGGAGATCGAGGAGTACGGCATCGAGAAATTCATCAAGGAATGTAAGGACAGTGTCTTCGGCTACGAGAAGCAGTGGCGTGAATTCACGGAAGCGATCGGGTACTGGACGGACCTGGATAATCCGTATGTAACGCTGGACAACACGTACATCGAGAGCGTATGGAACATCCTGGCGACTGTGCACGACAAAGGCCTGATGTACCGTGGACACCGCGTCAGCCCGTACTGCCCTAGCTGTCAGACGACGCTGAGCTCCCATGAGGTGGCGCAGGGCTACAAGACCATTAAGGACCTGAGTGCTACAGCTAAGTTCAAGCTCGAAGGCAGCGGGGACTATGTGCTGGCCTGGACGACTACACCTTGGACGCTTCCGGCGCATATGGCGCTGGCTATGAACCCTGAGATGGAATATGTACGTGCAGAGCAGGAAGACGGCGTGTACATCCTGGCGAAGAACCTCGTGGATGAAGTGCTGAAGGGCGAATACACGATCCTGTCCACCCACACGGGTGCTGACTTTATCGGCCAGAGCTACGCTCCGCCGTTCAGCTACATCAAGGCAGAGAAGCACAATGTAATCGTGGGCGCATCCTTTGTTACGGATTCCAGCGGTACAGGGATCGTACACATGGCTCCGGCACACGGTGAGGATGACTACAAGAGCTGCCGCGAGAACGGCATCAGCTTTGTGAATGTAGTAGACACTTCCGGTAAATATACCGCTGTAGTGAGCGATTTTGCCGGACGGTTCGTGAAGGATGTCGATCTGGACATCATCAAGGTGCTGTCCGAAAAAGGGCTGCTCTACAACAAAGAGAAATACGAGCACAGCTACCCGTTCTGCTGGCGCTGCGATACACCGCTGCTCTATTATGCAACAGACAGCTGGTTCATCCAGACAACAGCAATCAAGGATCAGCTGATCGCTAACAATAATACAGTTGACTGGTACCCTGACCATGTACGTGAAGGCCGCTTCGGCAAGTTCCTGGAAGAGCTGGTTGACTGGAACATCAGCCGTAACCGCTACTGGGGAACTCCGCTGAACGTTTGGGTCTGCCAGGATACGGGCAAGGAATTTGCGCCGCACAGCATCGCGGAGCTGCGTTCGATGGCCATCGGCGAGGTGCCTGAGGACATCGAGCTGCATAAGCCGTATGTGGATAACATCCAGCTGCGCAGCCCGTTCAGTGAAGGCGGCGTGATGGTACGCACACCGGAAGTAATCGACGTATGGTTCGACAGTGGCTCGATGCCGTTCGCCCAGAGCCACTATCCGTTTGAGAACAATGAGACCTTTGAAGACCAGTATCCGGCGGATATGATCTGTGAAGGGATCGACCAGACCCGCGGCTGGTTCTACAGCCTGCTGGCTGTATCGACGCTGTTCAAGGGAAAAGCGCCTTACAAGGCGGTTATCGCCCACGGCCACATCTTCGATGAGAACGGCCAAAAAATGTCCAAATCCAAAGGCAACGTAATCGACCCGTGGGAGATCATGAACGAATACGGCACCGATGCGTTCCGCTGGGCGATCCTGTCTGACAGTGCGCCTTGGAATAACAAACGCTTTTCGCGCGGCCTGGTCGGTGAGACTAAATCGAAGGTAGTGGATACGCTCGTTAATACGCATGCGTTCCTGACGCTGTATGCCGGCATCGACGGCTATGATCCTGCTGAGCATCCGTTTAAGGTATCCGAGCACAAGCTGGACCGCTGGATTCTGTCCCGCCTGAACAGCCTGATCCTGCTGGTGGATAAAGGCCTGGCCGTGAACGACTTCGTTAACACGTCCAAAGCGGTTGAGAACTTTGTGGATGAGCTGAGCAACTGGTATATCCGCCGTTCCCGTGACCGTTTCTGGGGCAGCGGGCTTGGCGAAGAGAAGCTGGATGCTTACCGCACCCTGACTCATGTACTGCTTAAGACGGCTACACTGATGGCTCCGTTCACACCGATGCTGTCCGAGGATATCTTTACGAACCTGGGCGGCGGGGAAAGCGTGCATCTGGCCGATTATCCAAAAGCGGATGAAAGCCTGATCGATCTTGAGCTGGAACGCGATATGGAAAGCGCGAGAGGTATCGTCGAGCTGGCCCGCAACGTGCGTAACGAGACCGGCATCAAGAACCGCCAGCCGCTGTCCGAGCTGATCGTGTCGCTGGACCGTGACTTTGATATCGCCGACTACGAAGAGATCATCAAGGATGAGATCAACGTGAAGCATATTGTCCTGGAGAACAGCGACAGCGGCTTTGTCGACTTCACTCTGAAGCTGAACCTCAAGGTGGCAGGTAAAAAATACGGCAAAAACGTCGGCTTTATCCAAGGCTTCCTGAAGGGCATGGATAGCGATGCTACCCGTAAGGCTGTTACTGATGGTGTTGTAAATGTTGTGTCACCGGAAGGCGAAGAGCTGCAGATTACGGCAGAAGAGCTGCTGGTAGAGAAGCAGGCGAAATCCGGCTTTGCTGCAGCTTCCGGCTACGGTCTGACCGTGGCGCTGAACACCGAAATCACGCCTGAGCTGGAGCAGGAGGGCTGGGTGCGTGAGATCATCCGTGCGGTGCAGGATTACCGCAAGCGCCTGGATCTGGCAATCGAGAAGCGGATCGGCCTGACCCTGCAGCTGGATGACGAGCTGAAAGCGGCAGTAACTGCTTTTGAGCATGTGCTGCGTGATAACGTACTGGTAGCTGAGCTTGCTTTTGACGGCGACCATAGCTTTGAAGCAGTAGATATCAGCGGCAAATCGATCGGCATCTTTATCGAAGGCTAA
- a CDS encoding DivIVA domain-containing protein, producing MPLTPLDIHNKEFSRRIRGYDEDEVNEFLDQVIKDYESVIRENKELQNQLLSIQERLDHFVNIEESLSKTIIVAQEAADDVKNNSKKESQLIIKEAEKNADRIINEALSKSRKIAIETEELRKQASIYRTRFRTLVEAQLELLSQDDWSALESRETSDNLL from the coding sequence ATGCCATTAACGCCGCTCGATATACATAACAAGGAATTCTCCCGGAGAATCCGCGGTTATGATGAGGACGAGGTTAACGAGTTTCTTGATCAGGTTATTAAGGATTATGAAAGCGTCATTCGCGAGAATAAAGAATTGCAAAACCAGCTTTTGTCCATTCAAGAGCGTCTGGATCATTTTGTGAACATTGAGGAAAGCTTGTCTAAGACCATCATTGTCGCCCAGGAAGCGGCTGATGATGTAAAGAACAATTCCAAAAAGGAATCACAGCTGATCATCAAGGAAGCGGAGAAGAACGCCGACCGGATTATTAACGAGGCCTTGTCCAAATCCCGCAAAATTGCGATTGAAACGGAAGAGCTGCGCAAGCAGGCTTCTATCTACCGCACCCGGTTCCGGACACTGGTGGAAGCTCAGCTGGAGCTGCTCTCTCAGGATGACTGGAGCGCGCTCGAAAGCCGTGAGACCAGTGACAATCTGCTCTGA
- a CDS encoding YlmH family RNA-binding protein: MRNEIYGHFHPDERQFVDKAWEWVSHAGDYHEVKLTEFLDPRQGYILQTLVNRHPDVTVCWEGGSEGAERKRALVAPDYRDLSEEDMELKVLSISSGEQKFLTLEHGDYMGAILGLGIKRGKIGDIHVLEDGCHVVVASDIADYLSMNLTGVHRVNVSTEILPLSELRSSSVKLETMDITVASLRLDGIAADVTRLSRSKILAPIKAGRVRVNWKVEEDPSCALKDGDMVSIQGFGRFKVLEIGGLTKKDRYRIRVGKFV; this comes from the coding sequence ATGAGAAATGAAATTTACGGACACTTTCATCCGGATGAGCGGCAATTTGTGGATAAAGCCTGGGAATGGGTCAGTCATGCCGGAGATTATCATGAAGTGAAGCTGACCGAGTTTCTTGACCCCAGACAGGGCTATATTCTGCAGACGCTGGTAAACCGCCATCCTGATGTGACAGTTTGCTGGGAAGGCGGCTCTGAAGGCGCTGAACGGAAGCGGGCGCTGGTGGCACCTGATTACCGTGATCTTTCGGAAGAAGATATGGAGCTTAAGGTTCTCAGCATCTCCTCCGGAGAGCAGAAATTTCTCACCCTTGAGCATGGCGACTATATGGGAGCTATCCTGGGGCTTGGGATAAAGAGAGGGAAGATCGGCGATATTCACGTGCTGGAGGACGGCTGCCATGTTGTCGTGGCATCAGATATTGCCGATTATCTGTCGATGAATCTGACCGGTGTGCACCGGGTCAATGTCAGCACGGAGATCCTTCCTCTGTCAGAGCTGCGCAGCAGCAGTGTTAAGCTTGAAACAATGGACATTACAGTAGCCTCTTTACGGCTCGATGGAATTGCAGCGGACGTGACGCGGCTTAGCCGGAGCAAAATACTGGCTCCGATTAAAGCCGGACGCGTCCGGGTCAACTGGAAAGTGGAAGAGGATCCTTCCTGTGCGCTTAAGGATGGCGACATGGTCTCCATCCAAGGATTTGGCCGGTTTAAGGTGCTGGAGATAGGCGGCCTGACGAAAAAAGACCGCTACCGGATCAGGGTCGGTAAATTTGTCTAA
- a CDS encoding YggT family protein: MNEISSIINILFQIYYYMIIIYILMSWLPNLRENFIGELLGKLVEPYLSPFRRIIPPLFGTLDISPIIALFVLRFAVVGLHSIVAMIFG, from the coding sequence TTGAACGAAATATCTTCCATTATTAACATTCTATTTCAGATTTACTACTACATGATCATTATATACATTCTCATGTCCTGGTTGCCTAACCTGCGTGAAAATTTCATCGGCGAGCTGCTCGGCAAGCTTGTTGAACCCTATTTGAGCCCGTTCCGGCGGATTATTCCCCCGCTGTTCGGAACGCTGGACATCTCCCCGATTATTGCATTGTTCGTGCTGCGCTTTGCTGTAGTAGGACTTCACTCCATCGTGGCAATGATCTTCGGCTAA
- a CDS encoding cell division protein SepF: MGVMNRFMNFLGLQEEEEVVEREQITRDEEEYEPAPVETRKNQRANVVSIHSQKNVKVVLYEPRSYEEAQEIADHLRSHRTVVINLQRVRNDQAMRIIDFLSGTVYALGGGISKIGGNIFMCTPDTVEIQGSITEILGDDQDYNKMR, translated from the coding sequence ATGGGCGTGATGAACCGGTTTATGAATTTTTTGGGCTTGCAGGAGGAAGAGGAAGTTGTGGAACGGGAACAGATTACCCGTGATGAAGAGGAGTATGAGCCGGCCCCTGTAGAAACCCGCAAAAACCAGCGGGCTAACGTCGTCAGTATCCATTCGCAAAAAAATGTGAAGGTGGTACTGTATGAGCCGCGCTCCTATGAGGAGGCCCAGGAAATTGCGGATCACCTGCGTTCCCACCGCACCGTTGTAATTAACCTGCAGCGTGTGCGCAACGACCAGGCGATGCGGATTATTGATTTTCTGAGCGGAACTGTTTATGCCCTGGGTGGAGGAATATCCAAGATTGGGGGCAATATATTTATGTGCACACCGGATACCGTAGAAATTCAAGGATCCATTACGGAAATCCTCGGAGACGATCAAGATTACAACAAAATGAGGTGA